A window of Maniola jurtina chromosome W, ilManJurt1.1, whole genome shotgun sequence contains these coding sequences:
- the LOC123879787 gene encoding uncharacterized protein K02A2.6-like — translation MSRAFGKISEYNLKSGNWTLYVERLEMYFKVNAIDKDLWLPMLIAGIGDETYELLSSLASPKKPAELTYDNAVSLLRNHLQPKPSVMAERYRFRQRRQGANENVSQYVSELKKLAKYCDFGGNLEENLRDQLVCGLKCDMTRQRLFAKDNLSYAGAVRLATAWEAAERDAAAMDPAGGAAAAAAAEAPSTSGTGAGAVHALSSAGGRGRGRGSQPGPGREPGRCDACGSRDHRKEGCRFRHFVCSRCSGLGHLRRVCPQRRGQSTVRGRGRRGVNHVAASQTAESEENSPSELEEELNQLSLNSYRPVSIPMCIDGVKIDMEVDTGSAVTCISEATYFKNFSKRPLEKCQLILKFYDGSKIKPVGMIKPTVNYRGTSKNLELYVIGGGTTSLLGRHWLAEMNIKIPSLRVEPNFNCNLEEPASDSLKSLLDRHEELFSAGLGRFTGGRATLRLRAGAAPVFCRARRLPYALRGPVDAELDAMLREGIIEPVDTSDWATPLVPVRKADGGLRICADYKVTLNPVLLVDRYPLPKIDDLLVNLNGAQIFSKIDLSQAYNQIELDDSKALTVINTHRGLFKYNRLVFGLASSPGIFQRIMSTLLKGIPGVEIFLDDIIIGTKGDQKQHLKILEEVLNRLKLNGMKLKRNKCHFMLKEVKYLGYIISSEGVKVDEDKVAAVLKIPRPRDVPQLRSFLGLINFYAKFVKNVSSVLAPLYELLKKGVGWKWSAECERAFVKIKDILTSAPVLAHYDTNKPLVLTCDASAVGIGGVLTQAAPDGSERAVVYVSRALTCSEKHYSQIDKEALAIVYCLKKLHQYLYGRRFTLRTDHKPLVSIFGPKYGVPAMAASRLQRWAIILSAYTYDIEYVNTRDNGADGLSRLVAPAVNEESCDVPEQSYLHFAQDALLLDYNMIKNQTMRDPLLSRVLCYIRDGWPGESEIREMQPYYNRKKELYEELGCVMWGYRVVIPEGCRSRVLAELHEAHMGIVKTKAMARSYVWWPGVDEAVEAACRACGVCAREADAPPHHAVASWPWPGKPWTRIHIDFLGPLFNKLYLIVVDAHTKWIEVFPVPSTAACHTIDKLKELFGRFGLVRQLVSDNGPPFQSKEVADFLKNHGIEHIFSAPYHPASNGAAENAVRTIKKAIKKAVGQNMNVMSFVNTFLLHYRNTEHCTTGVSPASLMLGRRLRTKLDMIRPDKENRVRERQEKQKESRGGVERTLEPGEEVWLRQYAGQQKWVPGRVSLKLGTTDYRVVDDIGKESHRHIDQLRRRVSSQIRSSSEPSHTVDEAEGAVPVPGVEEAVADTSALSRRGSLAVTGEAQPVSENDSEGPRLAVTVPPPIEPSRSRPIRQCRLKNKPLLNTS, via the coding sequence atgtCGCGGGCGTTCGGGAAAATAAGCGAATACAATTTAAAATCGGGCAATTGGACCCTATATGTGGAGAGGTTAGAAATGTATTTCAAAGTGAACGCGATTGACAAAGATTTGTGGTTACCCATGCTGATAGCAGGAATAGGTGACGAGACGTACGAATTATTGAGCAGTTTGGCGAGTCCCAAGAAACCGGCAGAATTAACATATGATAATGCAGTGTCATTGTTACGTAATCATCTGCAACCTAAACCGTCCGTAATGGCGGAACGCTACCGGTTTAGACAACGAAGACAAGGAGCCAACGAAAATGTATCACAGTATGTCTCGGAACTCAAAAAACTAGCAAAATACTGTGACTTTGGTGGAAACCTAGAAGAGAATCTTCGCGACCAATTGGTTTGCGGGTTAAAATGCGACATGACACGTCAACGACTGTTCGCCAAAGATAATTTAAGCTATGCGGGAGCAGTGAGGTTAGCGACGGCGTGGGAGGCGGCGGAGCGGGATGCGGCGGCGATGGATCCGGCAGGCggagcggcggcggcggcggcggccgaGGCGCCCAGCACCAGCGGCACGGGTGCGGGTGCGGTGCATGCGCTGAGTTCAGCGGGGGGCCGCGGCCGGGGGCGCGGATCGCAGCCAGGCCCGGGGCGGGAGCCAGGGCGTTGCGACGCCTGTGGATCCAGAGACCACAGGAAGGAAGGGTGCCGATTTCGTCATTTCGTCTGCAGCCGGTGTTCTGGCCTCGGGCACCTGAGACGCGTATGTCCCCAGCGGAGAGGTCAAAGTACAGTACGAGGGCGAGGACGACGCGGGGTTAACCATGTAGCCGCTTCGCAAACCGCGGAGTCGGAAGAAAATAGCCCGTCGGAGCTGGAAGAGGAGCTGAATCAGTTATCATTGAACAGTTACAGACCGGTGAGCATACCAATGTGTATTGATGGTGTTAAAATTGACATGGAAGTGGATACAGGTTCGGCGGTGACATGTATTAGTGAagctacctattttaaaaatttttcaaaGAGACCATTAGAAAAATGTCAATTAATACTTAAGTTTTACGATGGTAGTAAGATTAAGCCCGTAGGGATGATAAAACCGACAGTGAACTATCGAGGCACTAGTAAGAATTTAGAACTATACGTAATAGGCGGCGGCACAACATCTCTGTTGGGTCGTCATTGGTTGGCCgaaatgaatataaaaattcCGTCATTGAGAGTCGAGCCtaattttaattgtaatttaGAAGAACCTGCCTCTGATAGCTTAAAATCGTTACTCGACAGACATGAGGAGTTGTTCAGCGCGGGGCTGGGACGGTTCACGGGCGGGCGCGCCACGCTGCGGCTgcgcgccggcgccgcgccCGTGTTCTGTCGCGCGCGGCGCCTGCCCTACGCGCTCCGCGGCCCCGTGGACGCGGAGCTGGACGCCATGCTGCGCGAGGGCATCATCGAACCCGTCGACACTTCGGACTGGGCGACGCCGCTCGTACCGGTGCGTAAGGCAGACGGAGGACTCCGGATTTGTGCTGACTACAAGGTAACTTTAAACCCTGTCTTACTGGTCGATAGATATCCTTTGCCGAAGATCGACGATTTACTGGTCAATCTAAATGGGGCTcagattttttctaaaatagatttgTCGCAAGCATACAACCAAATAGAATTAGATGACTCGAAGGCACTCACCGTTATCAACACCCATCGGGGTCTGTTTAAATATAATAGGTTAGTTTTCGGTTTAGCGTCGAGTCCAGGGATATTTCAGCGCATTATGTCGACGTTACTGAAAGGTATACCGGGAGTGGAAATATTTTTAGATGATATCATCATCGGAACTAAGGGTGACCAAAaacaacatttaaaaatattagaggAAGTATTAAACAGATTGAAATTAAATGGCATGAAgcttaaaagaaataaatgccACTTTATGCTAAAAGAAGTCAAGTACCTGGGTTATATTATATCGAGCGAGGGAGTAAAGGTGGATGAAGACAAGGTGGCTGCGGTTTTGAAGATTCCCCGTCCCAGGGATGTGCCCCAACTACGCTCGTTCCTAGGGTTGATAAATTTTTATGCTAAATTTGTAAAGAACGTTAGTAGTGTGTTAGCACCCTTATATGAATTGTTAAAAAAGGGCGTGGGTTGGAAGTGGAGCGCGGAATGTGAACGGGCATTCGTAAAGATAAAAGATATTTTGACGAGTGCACCGGTGCTAGCTCATTATGACACAAATAAGCCGTTGGTGTTGACGTGCGACGCGAGCGCGGTAGGTATAGGCGGAGTGCTGACGCAGGCGGCGCCGGACGGTAGCGAGCGAGCGGTCGTGTATGTTTCGCGCGCGTTAACTTGCAGCGAAAAACATTATTCACAGATTGATAAAGAAGCGTTAGCGatagtttattgtttaaaaaaattacaccaatACCTTTATGGTAGACGTTTTACTCTGCGCACCGATCATAAGCCATTGGTGTCCATTTTTGGGCCTAAATATGGTGTACCGGCGATGGCAGCGAGCCGTTTGCAACGTTGGGCGATAATATTATCTGCATATACGTACGATATTGAATATGTGAATACGAGAGATAACGGAGCCGACGGCCTTTCTCGATTGGTCGCGCCAGCGGTGAATGAGGAGTCTTGTGACGTTCCGGAACAGTCTTATTTACATTTCGCACAAGATGCATTGTTACTCGATTATAATATGATTAAAAATCAGACGATGCGTGACCCGTTGTTAAGCAGAGTCTTGTGTTATATTAGGGACGGTTGGCCTGGGGAGAGTGAAATAAGAGAGATGCAGCCTTATTATAACCGGAAAAAGGAACTGTATGAGGAATTAGGGTGTGTTATGTGGGGGTACCGCGTAGTCATTCCGGAGGGTTGTCGGTCTAGGGTGTTAGCGGAACTGCACGAAGCGCACATGGGCATCGTAAAAACGAAGGCGATGGCCCGCAGCTACGTGTGGTGGCCCGGCGTGGACGAGGCGGTGGAGGCGGCGTGCCGCGCGTGCGGCGTGTGCGCGCGCGAGGCGGACGCGCCGCCGCACCACGCTGTAGCGTCGTGGCCATGGCCCGGCAAACCATGGACACGcatccatatcgattttttaggACCTCTAttcaataaactttatttaatagTGGTCGATGCCCACACTAAATGGATTGAGGTATTTCCAGTTCCTAGTACAGCAGCGTGCCATACTATCGATAAATTGAAAGAATTATTTGGGAGATTTGGGCTGGTTAGGCAGCTGGTGTCCGATAATGGACCGCCTTTTCAGTCCAAAGAAGTGGCGGATTTCCTAAAAAACCATGGAATAGAACATATATTTTCCGCTCCGTACCACCCGGCATCCAACGGTGCCGCCGAAAATGCAGTACGAACTATCAAAAAGGCTATTAAAAAAGCGGTCGGTCAAAATATGAATGTGATGTCCTTTGTAAACACTTTCCTTTTACATTACAGGAATACAGAACATTGTACCACGGGAGTTAGTCCCGCATCGTTAATGTTAGGTCGAAGGTTAAGAACTAAATTAGATATGATTAGGCCGGATAAGGAAAATAGAGTGAGGGAAAGGCAGGAGAAACAAAAAGAGTCGCGGGGTGGTGTGGAACGCACTTTAGAACCGGGCGAGGAAGTATGGTTGCGACAATATGCGGGCCAGCAAAAATGGGTTCCAGGAAGAGTATCACTAAAGCTAGGCACAACTGATTATCGAGTGGTAGACGATATCGGCAAAGAATCTCATAGACATATTGACCAGTTAAGACGTAGGGTGAGCAGCCAAATACGGAGTTCTTCGGAGCCATCGCATACCGTGGACGAGGCGGAGGGCGCCGTCCCCGTCCCAGGTGTGGAGGAGGCGGTGGCCGACACGTCTGCACTCTCGAGACGAGGTTCCTTGGCGGTCACTGGCGAAGCCCAGCCAGTTTCAGAAAACGACAGCGAAGGTCCAAGACTTGCGGTAACAGTCCCACCACCAATTGAACCTTCTCGGTCTCGTCCTATACGTCAATGTCGTTTAAAGAATAAGCCATTGTTAAATACTAGTTAA